GTGCCAATTAATTAGTGCAAATAATGTAATGAATACTTGTAACTAAGGTGGAGGGAGTGATGATGAGCATTAGACTTCTATGCTTAAGAGCCATGGAGTGAGAAGTGAATTGAAGTTCGATTCCtccgatttttttttaatatatatatattctttcatgggatgtgggcgtcactggcaaggccagcatttattgcagatCCGTGTGGATCTGCAGCATCTTTCtgcagggagagggaagggagattcCTAGTGTCTGAGTGGTCAGCTACAGGGGGATATTGGGAGTATTCTATCTAAGAgtaggaatggaaggtgagaatgCTATTGCACACTTGTCTGAAATTATGTAGATACTGCAATTGTGATATGGCAGCAAGTACTCCCTACCTTTGCCCATCTTCTCAGCGGCAGTGGTGCTGAGGCTAGGCTTAGCTGTGCTTCAGCCTGGGGAGCAGGTTCATGGGTATGGGTGGTTCCCATCTAGATACCCACAGTCTTTTGTAGATTGTTGAGATTGAGATAGGCAGTAGCAGTAGTAGGTTGGGAGAACTGGTGAGACATGAGCTGTCAACTGCTGTACTTATTGGAAATGGTTTGAGTAGAAGAATTGCAAAAACTTCTAGCAAGGAAGAACAAATAAGTTTTTTTTGATGACCAATGAGCTATTTAATTGGGCTCCATTGTATACCCCTGGTAGCTCCAGGTAATCTTCGGAATATGCTGCTGATGCTGATTAAGGCTCCGTCTCAAATGTACTCGAGCAATACTCAGTAGGTTTAATAAGACATTTTAAATATTCATGTTCTTTAACTGGTAAAATATGGTCTTGTAAGCTGTTTAGTGAGTTTTTTGATATTGGTTGAGTTGGTGAATGCTTCCTAACTGCAGTGTTTTTTGGTCATATTTAGGGGAGTTAATGGAAACCATCAAACGGGACTTTGGTTCCTTTGAGAAGTTTAAGGAGAAGATGTCTGCAATCTCAGTAGGTGTTCAAGGCTCAGGATGGGGATGGCTGGGTTACAGCAAGAATTCTGGAAGGCTACAGCTTGCTGCTTGTTCCAATCAAGACCCACTGCAAGGAACAACTGGTTAgccattcctttttttttatccTGTGAGTTTTTCCCTTCTCATGTGTCAATGCACATGGTTTAAATAGAACACCAAGTCACGTATGGTTAGTTGTTATTATAATTTTACTTCGCTGGTAAATGTTGACTACCTCCAAATTTAGTAACCAATCTCTAAATTTGGTCAGACCCTTTAATTGTCTTCTCTTGTTTTAGCTGAAGGTTTACAAATGACTACCACTTTTTCCCCCCCTTTTCATGTTGAGATGGAAAGGGTTCAGAACTTTTCCAAGTTATCAGACTGTGAGATGACAAACCCAATAATGGTCCTGTAATTTTGCATGAATCAGATTACTGAAAAGAGTAGCTACATATGTGGTCTTTCTGAAATGGTAGCATGTTAGATATAATATATATTTggtttttcaaaaggcctttgataaggtactgcatagtagactcatgactgaggtcaAAGCATGCGAAGTCAGGGGACATGCAGCAGAaggaatagcaagctggctatataAAACAAAAGAGTAGGAGttgagggtagttactcagactggctaaAGATGGGACGTGGAGGTCCACAAGGATTGATGCTGGGAATACAGTTACCATGTACATAAACAATTTTCACTTGAttggaagaacaatttcaaaatttgcagatgacaccaaattggggtgtaTAGTTAATAATtaggaagactgtgacaaaatacaagatgacattaataaacatACTAAATGGGCATGTAGTTAGCAAATTAATTTCAGTATttatttgttctttcctcccccaccccccctttccctggctctgtacttgcttaaaactttaactctttaatatcttctcgttctgacaaaaggtcttttgacctgaaacattaactctgtttcattctccacagatgctgccttacttgcatggcttttccagcattttctgtttttattttaatttcaatatagataagcgtgaaatggtgcattttggtaggaagaataaggaggccacatattctttggaaaataaaagtctaaatggggtagaggagcaaagggatctaggggtacaaatacacaaatcaccaaaagcagCAACCCCaagttaataaaaaaaaacataagaaataggagtaagcCATATAGCCCcataagcctgttccgccattcaataagatcatggctgatcttcgacctcaactccactttcctgcccgatctccatatcccttgattcccctagagtccaaaaatctatctatctcagccttcaacatattcagtgactcagcatccacagtcctctggggtagagaattccaaagattcacaaccctctgaagaaatgcttcctcatttcagtcttaaatggctgaccccttatccagaGACCATGCctcctagatctagactctccagccaggggaaacaccctctcagcatctaccctgtcaagccccctcggaatcttgtatgtttcaaagagatcacctctcattcttttaaactctcctcataggataaccctctcatcccttggatgaatctagtgaaccttcaaggcaagtatatccttccttagataaggagaccaaaactgtacacagtactccaggtaaggtctcaccaaaaccctgaacaattgtagtaagacttccttactcttatactccagcccctttgcaataaaggccaacatgccatttgccttccttattgcttgttgtacctgcattctaactttttgtgcttcttgtgtcctcctcacagcttatttcccaaatctctctgaacaccaacattttaataatttctcaccatttaaaaaatattctgtttttctattctttccaaAGTGAACaacttcacatttccctacattatactccatctgccaccttcttgcccactcacctaaccgtctatatccctttgcagaccctttgtgtactcctcacagcttatttcccacctagctttgtatcgtcaacaaacttcgatacattgcactctgtcccttcatctaagtcattaataatatagattgtaaacagctgaggcccaagcactgatccttgcagcactccactagttacagcctgccaaaatgaaaatgacctgtttatccctactctctgttttctgtctgttaaccaatcctctatccatgctaatatattgcccccaaccccatgagcctttatcttgtataacaacctttttatattgcaccttatctttggccttttgaaaatccaaatatactacatccactggttcccctttatctaccctgctagttacatcctcaaaaaaactctaataaatttatcaaacactatttaggccatttttaaaatttcatttctagaaggatagaattgaaaggcagagaagttatgttaaacttgtatagaaccttggttagaccatagttctggtctccacattataaaaaggaaatagaggcactgaagaaggtacaaaaagatttgcaaggatgatacctgaaatctgagaggttatatccatcaggaaagattgaacaggctgggcctttttttctctagaaaagaggaggcaaGAGTAATCACTTCCATTATCATTTGAGATCCATAGTTGTTCATCCTAGTTTTATTGTATTCTTTCTGATAATTCTATTATTTTCTACTGCCAGAAAAACAAAGTACAGTACTGATGAAATGGAAGAGAGTATTTCGTagaaattgcagcacagaagggaggccattgggcccaatgtacctcttcaactggagctatctattctaatcccatttctctTCACAATCCTTTTTTatattcttcttcaaatatttattcaatgatgtttgTGTATCTGTCCATGGCTTACATATAAAATTGTTTAAAAGACTATATTGCTTGATACAAACTCACTAAAACCAACATGTCACATGTGTTTCAGGTCTAATTCCCCTTCTGGGAATAGACGTGTGGGAGCATGCCTACTACCTGCAGTACAAGAATGTGCGGGGCGACTATCTAAAAGCTATCTGGAATGTTATCAACTGGGAGAATGTAGGCGAGAGACTCAAAGCTGCCAAGAAATGAATATTCATGCTGGAATTCAAGGCAGCCAGCAGAATCCTGCCATTGCTGTTTTAAAATGTTCTTCTGTGATATTTGCTAAACACTGTTTGCAGCTATCAGGACCATGTTTAAAGCATTAAATCTATGAAAGCACCTAGCAAGTATGATTTgtattctctttttttaaaaaaaaacatatctaATCATGTGGCGAGTACTTTCATTGTGAAATGATTACAGTTCTGAAGTACTTGTTATTGTACAATCTCACGATTAAAAGAATGTAAACTtagcttttttttcttttatccaCTGGCTGTGGTGTTCAAATCAGTTCCCTCAAATGCAAGGTCAATTATACAAAATGAACTTGTGTAACGAGTTTGGAAAGTATCTTTGTTTGCAAGCATGATGTGCATAGTGGGAATTGGGATTGAACTGTTAGTGTGCTTCCCTGTAGTTGAATTTTATATCAAAAATTAAGAAAATAAGGATTGGATGCCATTCATGTTttgctctttctgttacttctttaaagaattcaataaggttggtcaagcataactttcTCTTCTGCAATCCGTGCTGACTGCTCTTATTTTcattttctggatgtttttctattacatctttgaatagagattccattatctttcctaccactgacgttaagctaactggtttatagttccctggacttattcctatatttaaaaagggatataaaaaaacattagctgtccgccagtcctatggcactattccctttttttttaatgaattttgatatatatgtgtaatagtgcctcttctatctcttccctaagttttaatatgtgcggatgcaatccatccggaccagggtttTATCCTCAAGTTTGATTagattatcaattatctccccccattctatcttaaatgtctttatatcttttttcaacacttctaatgtcatgcccaccatattactctccctggtaaacactgaggcaaagtaactattcaatatttctgccatttttgctgtcattatctggtgagtttatcttgtgcatcccttagtaacctgatttttcttttgttatttgtgtgtctgtagagTATTTTACTATGTAttttcatattccttgataatttaactttgtagttcctctttgctttcctaattttttttgatttctttcccaACCTCTTCATATTCGCTTTTATCATCCTTTATTGTCTGTGTGAAGAAACTTGGCTCCgatcatttttttaatattcattcatgggatgtgggtgtcgctggcaaggccagcatttattacccatccccaattgctcttgagaaggtggtggtgagccaccgccttgaaacgctgcagtccgtgtggcgaagatactcccacagtgctgttagggagttctaggattttgacccagtgatgatgaaggaacggcgatatatttccaagtcaggatgatgcatgacttggaggggaacatggtgttcccatgtgcctattgCCCttacccttctaggtggtagaggtcgcgggttttggaaggtgctatagaaatgataGATACTTTTATGTCACCACTAGTGACATTTACCACATTAGACTTCAGTCCACCAATGTATCAAGCAGATCTCAACAGGAGGAAGACTAGAGTCACTTTCACCCTTGAAAGGAGATGACAGAATGATAGGGGCAGCAATTTTACTAGGTGGAAG
The DNA window shown above is from Heptranchias perlo isolate sHepPer1 chromosome 8, sHepPer1.hap1, whole genome shotgun sequence and carries:
- the sod2 gene encoding superoxide dismutase [Mn], mitochondrial isoform X5, coding for MQLHHNKHHATYVNNLNVTEEKYAESLAKGDVTTQVALQSALRFNGGGHINHSIFWTNLSPNGGGEPTGELMETIKRDFGSFEKFKEKMSAISVGVQGSGWGWLGYSKNSGRLQLAACSNQDPLQGTTGLIPLLGIDVWEHAYYLQYKNVRGDYLKAIWNVINWENVGERLKAAKK
- the sod2 gene encoding superoxide dismutase [Mn], mitochondrial isoform X4; this translates as MLNKLIYLRRQKHTLPDLPYDYGALEPHISAEIMQLHHNKHHATYVNNLNVTEEKYAESLAKGDVTTQVALQSALRFNGGGHINHSIFWTNLSPNGGGEPTGELMETIKRDFGSFEKFKEKMSAISVGVQGSGWGWLGYSKNSGRLQLAACSNQDPLQGTTGLIPLLGIDVWEHAYYLQYKNVRGDYLKAIWNVINWENVGERLKAAKK
- the sod2 gene encoding superoxide dismutase [Mn], mitochondrial isoform X3, with the translated sequence MEICASNISPVLRCLPSRQKHTLPDLPYDYGALEPHISAEIMQLHHNKHHATYVNNLNVTEEKYAESLAKGDVTTQVALQSALRFNGGGHINHSIFWTNLSPNGGGEPTGELMETIKRDFGSFEKFKEKMSAISVGVQGSGWGWLGYSKNSGRLQLAACSNQDPLQGTTGLIPLLGIDVWEHAYYLQYKNVRGDYLKAIWNVINWENVGERLKAAKK